The following proteins come from a genomic window of Novosphingobium aromaticivorans DSM 12444:
- a CDS encoding GntR family transcriptional regulator — MSSSSRPVYLRLRDEIAAGIIDGRYPEGAVLPSVRAFATEQGANPLTVAKAYQQFQDEGLVTVQRGIGMFVAPGAATALLARERQTFLRDEWPEIAGRIRRLGLSLADLAELA, encoded by the coding sequence ATGAGCAGCTCAAGCCGCCCCGTCTACCTGCGCCTGCGTGACGAGATCGCTGCGGGCATCATCGACGGGCGCTATCCCGAAGGTGCTGTGCTGCCTTCGGTCCGGGCATTCGCTACCGAACAGGGCGCGAATCCGCTGACCGTCGCCAAGGCCTACCAGCAGTTTCAGGACGAGGGACTGGTGACCGTCCAGCGTGGCATCGGCATGTTCGTGGCGCCCGGTGCCGCGACCGCCCTTCTGGCGCGAGAGCGTCAAACCTTCCTTCGCGACGAGTGGCCGGAAATCGCCGGCCGGATCCGACGTCTGGGATTGTCGCTTGCAGACTTGGCGGAATTGGCCTGA
- a CDS encoding integration host factor subunit beta produces MIRSELLQALAKESPGMRSEEIERVVDVFFDEIAKRLAEGGRVELRGFGAFSTRERDARKGRNPRTGETVEVPGKKVPYFKAGKEMRQRLNAD; encoded by the coding sequence ATGATCAGGTCGGAGCTGTTGCAGGCGCTCGCAAAAGAGAGCCCGGGTATGCGCAGCGAGGAAATCGAGCGGGTCGTCGACGTGTTCTTCGACGAGATCGCAAAGCGGCTCGCAGAAGGCGGGCGTGTTGAACTGCGCGGCTTCGGCGCCTTCTCCACGCGCGAACGTGACGCGCGCAAGGGACGCAATCCCCGCACCGGCGAAACCGTCGAGGTTCCGGGCAAGAAAGTGCCCTACTTCAAGGCTGGCAAGGAAATGCGGCAGCGGCTGAACGCCGACTGA
- a CDS encoding PilZ domain-containing protein: MAHIDDQLPPQDGPDSAEQRTAPRFTLLIRAAKLIVDDEREFLCVIRDASISGLKIRLFNPLPDHKSLRIEMSNGDRYAVEQVWADGEYAGLQFLDEVGIERLLDESHGPFPKRQVRLRIRLDAVLHSGGEAVRVAFQDISQQGAGIECDKWLLMNELVRVETGVLPPIYAKVRWRSHPRYGLLFEQTFKLDELARIAAPLQTGDAQVAGRAANSRTA; this comes from the coding sequence TTGGCCCACATCGACGACCAGTTGCCGCCCCAGGATGGGCCCGACAGCGCGGAACAGCGCACGGCACCGCGATTCACCTTGCTCATTCGCGCCGCCAAGCTGATCGTCGACGACGAGCGCGAGTTTCTCTGTGTCATCCGCGATGCTTCCATTTCGGGGCTGAAGATAAGGCTTTTCAATCCTTTGCCGGATCACAAGTCGTTGCGCATCGAGATGAGCAACGGCGACCGCTATGCCGTCGAGCAGGTCTGGGCCGATGGCGAGTATGCCGGCCTCCAGTTCCTCGATGAAGTCGGCATCGAACGATTGCTCGACGAAAGCCATGGCCCCTTTCCGAAGCGCCAGGTTCGCCTGCGTATCCGCCTCGACGCCGTCCTCCATTCCGGCGGCGAGGCGGTGCGCGTCGCGTTTCAGGACATTTCGCAGCAGGGCGCGGGCATCGAGTGCGACAAGTGGCTGCTGATGAACGAACTGGTGCGCGTGGAAACCGGGGTACTGCCGCCGATCTACGCGAAGGTGCGCTGGCGCAGCCACCCCCGTTACGGCCTGCTGTTCGAACAGACGTTCAAGCTGGACGAATTGGCACGCATTGCCGCGCCCTTGCAGACTGGCGACGCGCAGGTGGCAGGGCGGGCGGCAAATTCGCGCACGGCCTGA